A stretch of Enterobacter cloacae complex sp. ECNIH7 DNA encodes these proteins:
- the yacL gene encoding protein YacL: MDYEFLRDITGVVKVRMSMGHEAVGHWFNEEVKENLALLDEVEQAANTVKGSERSWQRAGHEYTLWMDGEEVMVRANQLEFSGDEMEEGMSYYDEESLSMCGVEDFLQVVNAYRDFMKQK; the protein is encoded by the coding sequence ATGGATTACGAATTTCTGCGCGACATCACCGGAGTGGTGAAAGTGCGTATGTCGATGGGCCACGAAGCCGTTGGACACTGGTTTAACGAAGAGGTGAAAGAAAATCTTGCACTTCTTGATGAAGTTGAACAGGCGGCAAATACGGTGAAAGGCAGTGAACGATCCTGGCAGCGCGCCGGGCATGAATATACGCTGTGGATGGACGGTGAAGAGGTCATGGTGCGTGCCAACCAGCTCGAGTTTTCAGGTGATGAGATGGAAGAGGGGATGAGCTACTACGACGAAGAGAGCCTGTCGATGTGCGGCGTAGAAGATTTCCTTCAGGTGGTAAATGCCTACCGCGACTTTATGAAACAGAAATAA